The following coding sequences lie in one Arachis stenosperma cultivar V10309 chromosome 5, arast.V10309.gnm1.PFL2, whole genome shotgun sequence genomic window:
- the LOC130981741 gene encoding uncharacterized WD repeat-containing protein C17D11.16-like isoform X1: MISAISWIPIGASKAEPTVAEPPSKEEIQDIITTAAASTADSENEEEAGDERMDDAGGAVDEVARALNVADALGKADKLDDIALGLKELDMEHYDDEDEGVEVFSSGIGDLYYPSNDLDPYIKDKNDDDDSEELEDMIINPTDSVIVCARTEDDLSLLEVHILEDAGTSEMNMYVHHDIIIPAFPLSTAWLDCLQGREKGNFLAVGSMEPSIEIWDLDVIDAVQPCMVLGGISEKKKKGKKKSIKYKDDSHTDSVLGLAWNKKIRNVLASASADKRVKIWDVATGKCESTMEHHSDKVQAVAWNHHEPKILLSGSFDHTVVLRDGRMPSHPGYKWSVTADVESLAWDPHTNHDFVVSLEDGTIKCFDVRTAMSESTSDLSSTFTLHAHDKAVTSVSYNVSAPNLLATGSMDKTVKLWDLSNNQPSVVASKNSNAGAVFSISFSEDNPFVLAIGGSGGKLQVWDTLSESAVSRRYENYNKNRTRS; this comes from the exons ATGATTTCAGCTATTTCGTGGATACCGATAGGTGCTTCGAAGGCGGAACCCACAGTAGCTGAACCTCCttccaaggaagaaattcaagataTAATCACCACTGCCGCCGCCAg TACAGCAGACAGTGAAAATGAGGAAGAAGCAGGGGATGAACGCATGGATGATGCCGGTGGCGCCGTCGATGAAGTTGCGCGAGCACTCAATGTTGCTGATGCTCTCGGGAAGGCTGATAAATTGGACGATATTGCCCTCGGTTTGAAGGAGCTTGACATGGAACATTACGATGATGAAGATGAAG GAGTTGAGGTATTTAGTTCCGGGATTGGTGATCTTTATTATCCAAGTAACGACCTGGATCCTTATATCAAAGATAAGAAC GATGATGATGACTCTGAGGAACTCGAAGACATGATCATTAATCCAACTGATTCCGTCATTGTTTGTGCTCGTACTGAGGACGATCTCAGTCTTCTCGAG GTTCATATACTTGAGGACGCCGGTACTAGTGAGATGAACATGTATGTCCATCATGATATCATAATTCCTGCATTTCCACTATCCACAGCTTGGCTTGACTGCCTTCAAGGAAGAGAGAAAG GAAACTTCTTAGCTGTTGGTTCAATGGAACCGTCAATAGAAATTTGGGACCTTGATGTT ATTGATGCAGTGCAGCCATGCATGGTTTTAGGTGGCAtttcagagaaaaagaagaaggggaagaag AAATCAATCAAATACAAAGATGACAGTCACACTGACTCTGTACTTGGTCTTGCCTGGAACAAAAAGATCAG GAATGTACTTGCTAGTGCCAGTGCTGACAAGCGAGTCAAGATTTGGGATGTGGCTACTGGGAAGTGTGAGAGTACAATGGAGCATCACTCAGACAAG GTTCAAGCAGTTGCTTGGAATCATCATGAACCAAAAATTCTTCTTAGTGGTTCATTTGATCATACTGTGGTCCTG AGGGATGGAAGGATGCCATCCCATCCTGGTTATAAGTGGTCAGTCACAGCTGATGTCGAGAGCTTGGCCTGGGATCCACACACTAACCACGATTTTGTG GTGAGTCTCGAGGATGGTACTATCAAGTGTTTTGATGTTCGGACCGCAATGTCTGAATCCACATCTGATCTAAGTTCTACATTTACTCTTCATGCACATGACAAAGCTGTTACCTCAGTATCCTATAATGTGTCTGCACCTAAT CTACTTGCTACTGGATCGATGGACAAAACG GTAAAGCTTTGGGATTTATCGAACAACCAACCATCTGTTGTGGCATCTAAAAACTCCAATGCT GGAGCTGTATTTTCTATTTCGTTTTCAGAGGACAACCCCTTTGTGTTGGCTATAGGAGGCTCAGGGGGAAAATTGCAA GTTTGGGACACTTTATCTGAGTCTGCTGTCTCTCGGCGTTATGAAAATTACAACAAGAATAGAACTCGGTCGTGA
- the LOC130981741 gene encoding uncharacterized WD repeat-containing protein C17D11.16-like isoform X2: MDDAGGAVDEVARALNVADALGKADKLDDIALGLKELDMEHYDDEDEGVEVFSSGIGDLYYPSNDLDPYIKDKNDDDDSEELEDMIINPTDSVIVCARTEDDLSLLEVHILEDAGTSEMNMYVHHDIIIPAFPLSTAWLDCLQGREKGNFLAVGSMEPSIEIWDLDVIDAVQPCMVLGGISEKKKKGKKKSIKYKDDSHTDSVLGLAWNKKIRNVLASASADKRVKIWDVATGKCESTMEHHSDKVQAVAWNHHEPKILLSGSFDHTVVLRDGRMPSHPGYKWSVTADVESLAWDPHTNHDFVVSLEDGTIKCFDVRTAMSESTSDLSSTFTLHAHDKAVTSVSYNVSAPNLLATGSMDKTVKLWDLSNNQPSVVASKNSNAGAVFSISFSEDNPFVLAIGGSGGKLQVWDTLSESAVSRRYENYNKNRTRS; this comes from the exons ATGGATGATGCCGGTGGCGCCGTCGATGAAGTTGCGCGAGCACTCAATGTTGCTGATGCTCTCGGGAAGGCTGATAAATTGGACGATATTGCCCTCGGTTTGAAGGAGCTTGACATGGAACATTACGATGATGAAGATGAAG GAGTTGAGGTATTTAGTTCCGGGATTGGTGATCTTTATTATCCAAGTAACGACCTGGATCCTTATATCAAAGATAAGAAC GATGATGATGACTCTGAGGAACTCGAAGACATGATCATTAATCCAACTGATTCCGTCATTGTTTGTGCTCGTACTGAGGACGATCTCAGTCTTCTCGAG GTTCATATACTTGAGGACGCCGGTACTAGTGAGATGAACATGTATGTCCATCATGATATCATAATTCCTGCATTTCCACTATCCACAGCTTGGCTTGACTGCCTTCAAGGAAGAGAGAAAG GAAACTTCTTAGCTGTTGGTTCAATGGAACCGTCAATAGAAATTTGGGACCTTGATGTT ATTGATGCAGTGCAGCCATGCATGGTTTTAGGTGGCAtttcagagaaaaagaagaaggggaagaag AAATCAATCAAATACAAAGATGACAGTCACACTGACTCTGTACTTGGTCTTGCCTGGAACAAAAAGATCAG GAATGTACTTGCTAGTGCCAGTGCTGACAAGCGAGTCAAGATTTGGGATGTGGCTACTGGGAAGTGTGAGAGTACAATGGAGCATCACTCAGACAAG GTTCAAGCAGTTGCTTGGAATCATCATGAACCAAAAATTCTTCTTAGTGGTTCATTTGATCATACTGTGGTCCTG AGGGATGGAAGGATGCCATCCCATCCTGGTTATAAGTGGTCAGTCACAGCTGATGTCGAGAGCTTGGCCTGGGATCCACACACTAACCACGATTTTGTG GTGAGTCTCGAGGATGGTACTATCAAGTGTTTTGATGTTCGGACCGCAATGTCTGAATCCACATCTGATCTAAGTTCTACATTTACTCTTCATGCACATGACAAAGCTGTTACCTCAGTATCCTATAATGTGTCTGCACCTAAT CTACTTGCTACTGGATCGATGGACAAAACG GTAAAGCTTTGGGATTTATCGAACAACCAACCATCTGTTGTGGCATCTAAAAACTCCAATGCT GGAGCTGTATTTTCTATTTCGTTTTCAGAGGACAACCCCTTTGTGTTGGCTATAGGAGGCTCAGGGGGAAAATTGCAA GTTTGGGACACTTTATCTGAGTCTGCTGTCTCTCGGCGTTATGAAAATTACAACAAGAATAGAACTCGGTCGTGA